One Parashewanella spongiae genomic window, TTTCAGCCCGATCTTTGATAGAGGATTGTAGCGTTTTAGCCGCTTGAATATCTAAAGCTTGATTGGACTCTCTTGGTAAAGTCCCTTTGATGGGTTTTGTTTGGATATTTTTACCATCAAGTTGGATAAATCGTTCTGGTGATATTGAAAGAATAGAATGCTGTTCAAGTTTCATAAAAGCAGAAAAAGGCGCTTTATTTTCGGCTCGAAGCTTTAAGTAAGCGTTCCATTCACAGCCAAAGTAATCAGCACAGAAACGTTGAGTTAAGTTGATTTGATAACAATCACCACTTTGTAGATAATCTTGGATAGTATTAAATTTTGACGTGTAATCATTCTTGGTTATTTGCGTATTCCACGGGGTAGATAAATTGAATTGGCTACGCGGTGCCTGTTGAACGCTTAGCCCTGTATATAAATATTCTAATGTCTTTTTAAGCGCAGATTCACCTTGGGTATGTACAAGAAACCACTCATTCTGTTCATAACAATAAATAAGTGACCAGTCGTAAAATCCAACATTCATTTCAGGTAAATTGATATCACGCAAAGAGAGAGGAGAGATCGATTCAATGTGGCGGCCTAAGTCGTAACTGAACGATCCAATTACACCACCTGAAAATGGAAGAGAAGATTGTTTTTTTTCAGGATAAAGTATATTTAGATACTCTTGTAGAAGAGTAAAGGGTTGTTCAGCTCTGGTTACTTTTGTTTTGCTTTGGCAGCGAAGGGGGTTTATCGGTGTGTAAGTCGTTAATTGACCATCTGTGCAAAGTGTCGCTATTGGGTCAAAAGCAATAATGTCGTAACTTGCATCAGGGTGATTAGCGTCAGCCGAGTCGAGTAAAACGGCCCAAGGTTTATTTGCAAAAAATGAAAAAATTTCTGTTGTAGTTAAATTGATATCAATTTTTCTAACTGCAAGTGGATTTGACATCCCTGTAACCATTTTATGAACCTATTTTTTATCGTTTGTATGTACTCGCTAAAATGAAGTTTACAGCGAGATTTTATAGCTGGAACAATTCGAAAATAGTATCATAAAGAGCAATAGCTAAATCATCTATAATGATAAAAATAATCGAACAGGCATTGGAGCGCAGGTAAAATGACATCAAACCAACAGAATTCTGTTAACAAAATAATTAAGCAAGCTGATTTTATCGACAGCATTACTGACGCTTTGCAGTATATTTCATATTACCACCCCAAAGACTTTGTTGATGCAATGGCTGAAGCTTATGACCGTGAGCAAAGTGCTGCTGCGAAGGATGCAATCGCACAAATTCTAATAAATTCGCGTATGTCAGCTGAAGGAAAACGTCCGCTTTGCCAAGATACGGGAATCGTAACGACGTTTGTCAAAGTTGGTATGGGCGTTCAATGGGACAAGACGGACATGACGATTCAACAAATGGTTGATGAAGGTGTGCGTCGTGCTTATTTAAATCCTGATAATCCGTTACGTGCATCAATTGTTGCCGATCCTGCGGGAACACGCAAAAACACCAAAGACAATACGCCGTCAGTGGTGCATATTGAGACAGTAGTTGGAAACCATGTAGATGTTGCCATAGCAGCCAAAGGTGGTGGCTCAGAAAACAAAGCTAAAATGGCGATGTTGAACCCATCAGACGATGTGGCCGCGTGGGTAGAGCGTACACTTCCAACAATGGGAGCAGGTTGGTGTCCACCAGGAATGTTGGGCATAGGCATTGGCGGCACAGCCGAAAAAGCAGCTGTCATGGCAAAAGAAGCACTTATGGAAAGTGTAGATATTCACGATTTGCTGAAAAATGGCGCTGAAACAACAGAAGATAAACTTCGTTTAGATATTTTCGAACGTTCTAATAACTTAGGTATAGGTGCTCAAGGCTTGGGCGGATTAACAACGGTGCTTGATGTAAAAATCAAAACTGCACCGACTCACGCAGCTTCTAAACCTGTGGTAATGATCCCAAATTGTGCCGCCACTAGACATGTGCATTTTCATCTAGATGGCACTGGCGCAGCAGATTTAACGCCTCCATCTCTTTCTGACTGGCCGGAGATTACTCGTGAAGTGGGCAATGATGTCCGTCGAGTTGATTTAAACACCGTGACTCAAACTGAGATTGAAACATGGAAAAGTGGCGATACCATTCTTTTAAACGGTAAAATGCTCACAGGTCGTGATGCGGCACATAAACGTATCCAAAGCTTAATTGAATCCGGCGAAGGTTTGCCAGAAGGTGTCGACTTTAAAGGGAAATTTATTTACTACGTTGGGCCGGTTGATCCGGTTGGTAACGAAGTCGTTGGTCCAGCTGGCCCAACAACGGCAACACGTATGGATAAATTCACCGATTTGATGCTTGAAAAAACAGGCTTAATGGGGATGATTGGTAAAGCGGAACGCGGCCCAGCTACCGTGGAATCAATTAAAAAACATAAAGCAGTGTATTTAATGGCAGTTGGTGGTGCAGCCTATTTAGTTTCCAAAGCTATCAAGAAGTCTCGAGTAGTAGCATTTGAAGACTTAGGTATGGAAGCCATTTATGAGTTTGATGTTGTGGATATGCCAGTGACAGTTGCTGTTGATTCAAATGGCGTAAATGCCCATGAAACAGGCCCTGCAATTTGGAAAGTTAACATTGCTAACGCAAAGTAATCCTTAGAGTTAAATATTATATCGCTCAAGTAATTGCTTGAGCGATTTTGTTTCGATAAGGTAACCCTTCAAAGTCAATTTCAAAAAATAAAGTGAAAAAGATGATTAAAACAACAATAAAGCACTCAGCACTGACTATTGCGCTTGGACTATCAAGCATTTCGATATTTACTTATGCTGCAGAAACACAAGCAACTTCTTTTACCGTTCAGCATTTAGTTAATCTAAATAAGCTTCATAGTACAGCTGTTTCCCATGACGGTAAGACCTTAGTTTACGCTGTAAAAACAGTAGCCGAAGATGGCAGTAAATCATCAGATCTATATCTACTTGAACTTAAAAATCCCAAAGCAAAACCTCTTCAACTTACTAGCGCAAAAGGTACAGAACACAGTGTACAGTTTGCTGAAGACGACAAGTCAATTTACTTTTTAGCAGCAAGAAATGGCTCAAGCCAGCTTTACAACCTGTCATTAAATGGTGGTGAAGCTATTCAGATCTCAGATTTAGCATTAGGTATTGATGATTACAAGTTATCTGCAGATACAAAACAAGTGGTTATGAGCATTCGAGTATTCCCAGAATGTAAAACCTTAACTTGCTCAAAAGATAAGTTTGAAAAAGAAGCTGAGAGAAAATCATCAGGACGTAATTACAAACAGTTGATGGTTCGGCACTGGGATACTTGGTTTGATCATGCTCGTAATCACCTATTCGTAGCCTCGATCAATGGCAATAAGCTTTCTAAAACCGTTAATGTAACTCAAGGATTAGATACAGAAACGCCACCTAAACCGTTTTCAGGCATGGAAGAAGTAACCTTCACACCAGACGGAAAATATATTGTTTACAGTGCAAAAGCCCCGAGTAAAGATCAAGCTTGGACAACAAACTATGACTTGTGGCAAGTTCCGATAGCTGGTGGCGAAACGATCAACTTAACAGAAGAGAACAAAGCATGGGACTCGCACCCAACATTCTCAGATAATGGTCGTTACATGGCTTATTTTGCAATGAAAAAGCCAGGGTTTGAAGCGGACCGCAACGGCATTATGCTTCGTGATATGGTGACGGGTCAGACTAAAGAAGTCGCACCTTTGTGGGATCGAAGCCCTAGCTCACTTACTTTTGGTAGTGATGCGCAAACACTATATGTTACCGCTCAAGATCTTGGTCAAGTGAGTATGTTTGAGGTGAACACCCATTTTGGTGATGTTCGTCCAATATATAATTCAGGCTCAAATAGCCTAATTACAGTTGTAGATGGTAAAGCGATATTTGCTCATAAAAGCTTATCACAACCCAGTGATGTATTTAGCATTAATTTAGACGGTGAAAACCTAACTCAAGTCACGCACGTTAATGAAACTAAGCTGAGTAAAATTAAATTTGGTGAATACGAGCAATTTACTTTTAAAGGCTGGAACGAAGAAACCGTTTATGGATATTGGATTAAACCTGCTAATTATGAAGCAGGTAAAAAGTATCCTGTCGCATTTTTAGTACATGGCGGACCACAAGGTTCATTTGGTAATAGTTTTAGTGGTCGTTGGAATGCACAACTATGGGCCGGAGCAGGTTACGGTGTTGTAATGGTCGACTTCCATGGCTCAACTGGTTATGGTCAAGCGTTTACTGATTCAATTTCAAAAGATTGGGGTGGCAAGCCACTTGTAGATCTTAAGAAAGGTTTAGCTGCTGTTGGTCAGCAGCAAGAGTGGCTTGACGTAAATAATGCTTGTGCTTTGGGGGATCCTACGGTGGCTACATGATGAACTGGATCGAAGGCAACTGGAGTGATGGATTTAAATGCTTAGTAAATCATGCTGGTTTGTTCGATATGCGTTCTATGTATCACGTAACTGAAGAACTTTGGTTTCCTGAATACGAATTTGGCGGCCAGTATAAAGACAACAAAGAAT contains:
- the pabB gene encoding aminodeoxychorismate synthase component I, encoding MVTGMSNPLAVRKIDINLTTTEIFSFFANKPWAVLLDSADANHPDASYDIIAFDPIATLCTDGQLTTYTPINPLRCQSKTKVTRAEQPFTLLQEYLNILYPEKKQSSLPFSGGVIGSFSYDLGRHIESISPLSLRDINLPEMNVGFYDWSLIYCYEQNEWFLVHTQGESALKKTLEYLYTGLSVQQAPRSQFNLSTPWNTQITKNDYTSKFNTIQDYLQSGDCYQINLTQRFCADYFGCEWNAYLKLRAENKAPFSAFMKLEQHSILSISPERFIQLDGKNIQTKPIKGTLPRESNQALDIQAAKTLQSSIKDRAENLMITDLLRNDLGKVAQAGTVIVPKLFDIESFPAVHHLVSTITACLKPELDATDILLATFPGGSITGAPKIRAMQIIEELEPSRRSIYCGSIGYISQDGKMDTSITIRTLVTEANKIYCWAGGGIVADSKVEAEYQESFDKVSRILPILSQ
- a CDS encoding fumarate hydratase encodes the protein MTSNQQNSVNKIIKQADFIDSITDALQYISYYHPKDFVDAMAEAYDREQSAAAKDAIAQILINSRMSAEGKRPLCQDTGIVTTFVKVGMGVQWDKTDMTIQQMVDEGVRRAYLNPDNPLRASIVADPAGTRKNTKDNTPSVVHIETVVGNHVDVAIAAKGGGSENKAKMAMLNPSDDVAAWVERTLPTMGAGWCPPGMLGIGIGGTAEKAAVMAKEALMESVDIHDLLKNGAETTEDKLRLDIFERSNNLGIGAQGLGGLTTVLDVKIKTAPTHAASKPVVMIPNCAATRHVHFHLDGTGAADLTPPSLSDWPEITREVGNDVRRVDLNTVTQTEIETWKSGDTILLNGKMLTGRDAAHKRIQSLIESGEGLPEGVDFKGKFIYYVGPVDPVGNEVVGPAGPTTATRMDKFTDLMLEKTGLMGMIGKAERGPATVESIKKHKAVYLMAVGGAAYLVSKAIKKSRVVAFEDLGMEAIYEFDVVDMPVTVAVDSNGVNAHETGPAIWKVNIANAK